The Paenibacillus sp. FSL R7-0204 genome includes a region encoding these proteins:
- a CDS encoding RNA polymerase sigma factor has product MQSKELTYSMTCASSVSLREMMETYGPDVWNYAFFLTRSREQANDISQEVFLKAYKSMSKYRGQSTLKTWLLTITRNTAFSLRRNSFWRRFTPLGSHQDKVGTLSAEQEAIGNQYANRIWEIIMELPDKYREVLVLDIQQDLSVAELSALLGIAQGTVKSRLGRARMKVRAAMKEEDL; this is encoded by the coding sequence ATGCAGAGTAAAGAACTAACGTATAGCATGACCTGTGCCTCATCGGTATCGCTTCGCGAGATGATGGAGACTTATGGACCGGATGTATGGAATTATGCTTTTTTCTTAACCCGCAGCCGGGAGCAGGCGAACGATATCAGCCAGGAGGTATTCCTCAAGGCCTACAAGAGCATGAGCAAGTACCGGGGACAGTCCACTCTGAAAACCTGGCTGCTCACCATTACCCGCAACACCGCATTCAGCTTACGGCGCAATAGCTTCTGGCGGAGGTTCACTCCGCTGGGCAGCCATCAGGATAAGGTCGGCACCTTGTCCGCAGAGCAAGAGGCTATCGGCAATCAGTACGCGAACCGCATCTGGGAGATCATCATGGAGCTGCCGGACAAATACAGAGAGGTACTTGTACTGGACATCCAGCAGGATCTGTCAGTCGCTGAACTGTCCGCGCTGCTTGGGATCGCACAGGGGACGGTCAAATCCAGGCTCGGACGGGCCAGAATGAAAGTGAGAGCAGCGATGAAGGAGGAAGACCTGTGA
- a CDS encoding sensor histidine kinase: MRGVDRILIVLAGLLLLLIGQTVYLLNYRRQVSQISSQLSFIMEHESRKLVATQLKPREIGRLVRECNNLLSRQRAMGEQFSRKNQEMNLAITSLSHDIRTPLTSLDGYLQLALRTEAVQEKGRYVALAQSRIQQIIKLVDELFLYTKLQNPEYSLELQPVDVMEVLKRNLFTFIDAFAGSESEPELRLPEHSPRVMGDLHALERIFTNIISNYFIHGEGLLTIEAEDRQEMLCIRFTNRLKAGSRVDTEKIFTRFYKEDPSRTRHSSGLGLSIVKALMEKMNGHAEAGSTADTFSILIGLSKRGEEHSREYPSQG; encoded by the coding sequence ATGAGAGGAGTTGATCGTATCCTTATTGTTCTGGCAGGACTCCTGCTGCTGCTGATCGGCCAGACGGTCTACCTGCTGAATTACCGGAGACAGGTCAGTCAGATCAGCAGCCAGCTGTCTTTTATCATGGAGCATGAATCCCGTAAGCTGGTAGCTACCCAGTTGAAGCCGAGGGAGATTGGCAGGCTGGTGCGGGAGTGCAATAACCTGTTAAGCCGCCAGCGGGCGATGGGAGAACAGTTCAGCCGCAAGAATCAGGAGATGAATCTGGCGATTACCAGTCTGTCGCATGATATCCGGACACCGCTCACTTCACTGGATGGTTACCTTCAGTTGGCGCTGCGGACAGAGGCGGTGCAGGAGAAGGGGCGTTACGTAGCGCTTGCCCAGTCGAGAATACAGCAGATTATCAAGCTGGTGGATGAGCTGTTCCTCTATACCAAGCTGCAGAATCCCGAATACAGCCTGGAGCTGCAGCCCGTGGACGTTATGGAGGTGCTGAAGCGGAATTTGTTCACCTTCATCGATGCCTTCGCCGGATCGGAGAGTGAGCCCGAGCTACGTCTGCCGGAGCATTCTCCCCGGGTGATGGGGGATCTCCATGCACTGGAACGAATCTTTACCAATATCATCAGCAACTATTTCATCCATGGCGAAGGCCTGCTGACCATAGAGGCTGAAGACAGGCAGGAGATGTTGTGTATACGCTTCACTAACCGGCTTAAGGCAGGCAGCAGGGTGGATACGGAGAAGATATTTACCCGCTTTTACAAAGAAGATCCGTCGCGTACCCGGCATTCCTCAGGTCTTGGACTCTCGATTGTGAAGGCGCTGATGGAGAAAATGAACGGTCATGCAGAGGCCGGGAGTACAGCGGATACCTTCAGTATATTAATAGGATTATCAAAAAGGGGGGAGGAGCATAGCCGTGAGTACCCATCTCAAGGATAA
- the nrdF gene encoding class 1b ribonucleoside-diphosphate reductase subunit beta: MSAIQAVNWNRPDDDFSLMFWNQNIMQFWTDDEIPLSDDKMSWLTLSEIEKDSYMKVLGGLTLLDTIQGGVGMPQIMEHVDGLQRKAVLGFMGMMEQIHAKSYSSIFTTLASTEEIDGIFRWVEDNTFLQFKAQTISEYYQKIETKKDLYLAMSASVLLESYLFYSGFFYPLYLAGQGKMTCSGEIIDLILRDESIHGVYVGVLAQEIFEELSEEDQSDVYQTLVGLLRLLHANEEQYTEQIYAPIGLVEEVKTFLRYNANKAMMNLGHDPLFDEEEINPIVQNGISTHTKQHDFFSKKGNGYVRAMNVEPLRDEDFKF; this comes from the coding sequence ATGAGCGCAATTCAAGCCGTGAACTGGAACCGTCCCGACGACGATTTCTCGCTGATGTTCTGGAATCAGAATATTATGCAGTTCTGGACCGATGACGAAATACCACTATCTGATGACAAAATGTCCTGGCTCACGCTAAGTGAGATCGAGAAGGACTCTTATATGAAGGTGCTGGGCGGATTGACCCTGCTGGATACGATTCAGGGCGGCGTAGGCATGCCGCAGATTATGGAGCATGTAGACGGCTTGCAGCGCAAGGCGGTCCTCGGCTTCATGGGCATGATGGAGCAGATTCATGCGAAGTCGTACAGCAGCATTTTCACCACCCTGGCTTCGACTGAGGAGATCGACGGGATTTTCCGCTGGGTGGAGGACAACACGTTCCTGCAGTTCAAGGCCCAGACGATCTCGGAGTATTATCAAAAGATTGAGACGAAGAAAGACCTCTATCTGGCGATGTCCGCGTCGGTCCTGCTGGAAAGCTACCTGTTCTACAGCGGCTTCTTCTACCCGCTCTATCTGGCCGGACAGGGCAAAATGACCTGCAGCGGCGAGATCATCGACCTGATCCTGCGCGATGAGAGCATCCACGGCGTCTATGTCGGCGTGCTGGCCCAGGAAATTTTCGAGGAGCTGTCCGAAGAAGACCAGAGCGATGTCTACCAGACCCTGGTCGGCCTGCTGCGTCTGCTCCATGCGAACGAGGAGCAATACACCGAGCAGATCTACGCCCCGATTGGCCTGGTGGAGGAAGTGAAGACCTTCCTGCGCTACAATGCCAACAAGGCGATGATGAACCTCGGCCATGATCCGCTGTTCGATGAGGAAGAGATTAACCCGATCGTGCAGAACGGGATCAGCACCCACACGAAGCAGCATGACTTCTTCTCGAAGAAGGGTAACGGGTATGTGCGGGCGATGAATGTGGAGCCTTTGCGGGATGAGGATTTTAAGTTTTAA
- the nrdE gene encoding class 1b ribonucleoside-diphosphate reductase subunit alpha, giving the protein MRHIELNNMLMKRDESGFFQLDKDQEAVAEFMQDVERRSLTFTDTKAKIDYMIANDYYEDLYDRYSAAEMEDVYRIAHEYNFRFPSYMAASKFYTDYAVKSNDRKQYLEHYPDRVAVVALHLGRGNVETARTLARSMMEQRLQPATPTFLNAGKSRRGEMVSCFLLEMDDSLNSINYVLNTCMQLSKIGGGVAVNLSKLRSRGETIKGVEDAAKGIMPVLKLMEDGFSYADQMGQRKGSGAAYYNIFGWDVLEFLDSKKINADERTRLKTLSIGLIVPNRFYKLAQDNQPLHVFAPYTVYQAYGTHLDDMDLDVMYDTLLADPRVKKRIAMSARDMLTKIAMIQLESGYPYIMNKSNANAAHALRGVGQIKMSNLCTEIFQLQETSEINDYGQQDEIRRDISCNLASLNIVNVMEHGKIRESVHEGMLALTAVSDMTTVSNAPGVAKANKEMHSVGLGVMNLHGYFAKNKVAYESEQARDFARTFFMTMNYHSIEKSMEIAAETGETFYGFEQSDYASGVYFDRYLTTDYRPVTAKAQELFGGIYIPTTEDWKELRDKVMKHGLYHAYRLAIAPTASISYIQNATSSVMPIVEQIETRTYANSTTYYPMPYLRPDNVFYYKSAYQMDQFKVIDLIAEIQPHIDQGISTVLHVNSDVTTRELARSYLYAAHKGLKSLYYTRTNKLSVEECLACSI; this is encoded by the coding sequence TTGCGGCATATTGAATTGAACAACATGTTGATGAAGAGAGACGAAAGCGGCTTTTTCCAATTGGATAAGGACCAGGAGGCAGTAGCCGAGTTCATGCAGGATGTGGAGCGGCGCAGCCTGACCTTCACAGATACCAAAGCCAAGATTGATTATATGATCGCCAATGACTACTACGAGGACCTGTATGACCGTTACTCTGCTGCTGAGATGGAGGATGTCTACCGGATCGCCCATGAATATAATTTCCGCTTCCCTTCCTATATGGCGGCTTCCAAGTTCTATACCGACTATGCCGTCAAAAGCAATGACCGTAAGCAGTATCTGGAGCATTATCCGGACCGCGTAGCGGTAGTGGCTCTGCACCTGGGACGGGGCAACGTAGAGACTGCCCGCACACTGGCCCGCTCGATGATGGAACAGCGCCTGCAGCCGGCTACACCAACCTTCCTCAATGCCGGTAAAAGCCGCCGCGGCGAGATGGTCTCCTGCTTCCTGCTGGAGATGGACGATTCGCTCAATTCGATCAACTATGTGCTGAACACCTGCATGCAGCTGTCAAAAATCGGGGGCGGTGTTGCCGTCAATCTGTCCAAGCTGCGCTCGCGCGGCGAGACGATTAAGGGTGTCGAGGATGCGGCCAAAGGCATCATGCCTGTCCTGAAGCTCATGGAAGACGGCTTCTCCTATGCGGACCAAATGGGCCAGCGTAAAGGTTCGGGCGCGGCTTATTATAATATTTTTGGCTGGGATGTACTGGAGTTCCTGGACAGCAAGAAGATTAACGCCGACGAACGGACACGCCTGAAGACGTTGTCTATCGGCCTGATCGTGCCTAACCGCTTCTACAAGCTCGCACAGGATAATCAGCCGCTGCATGTGTTCGCTCCTTACACGGTCTATCAGGCGTACGGTACGCACCTGGATGACATGGATCTGGACGTCATGTATGACACCCTCCTTGCTGATCCGCGCGTGAAGAAAAGAATCGCCATGAGCGCACGCGACATGCTGACCAAGATCGCCATGATCCAGCTTGAATCGGGCTATCCATATATTATGAACAAAAGCAATGCCAACGCTGCTCACGCCTTGCGGGGTGTGGGTCAGATTAAGATGTCTAACCTGTGCACTGAGATTTTCCAATTGCAGGAGACTTCGGAGATTAACGACTACGGACAGCAGGACGAGATCCGCCGCGATATCAGCTGCAACCTGGCTTCCCTCAACATCGTGAACGTGATGGAGCACGGTAAGATCCGTGAATCCGTACATGAGGGCATGCTGGCACTGACGGCTGTCAGCGATATGACAACTGTCTCCAACGCTCCAGGCGTGGCTAAGGCGAACAAGGAAATGCACTCCGTGGGTCTGGGTGTAATGAACCTGCATGGTTATTTTGCCAAGAACAAGGTGGCTTATGAGAGTGAGCAGGCCCGTGATTTCGCACGCACCTTCTTCATGACGATGAACTATCATTCGATTGAGAAAAGCATGGAAATTGCCGCCGAGACAGGCGAAACCTTCTATGGATTCGAGCAGTCCGACTACGCCAGCGGCGTATATTTCGACCGTTATCTGACTACAGACTACCGTCCGGTTACGGCAAAAGCGCAGGAGCTGTTCGGGGGAATCTATATTCCTACTACAGAGGATTGGAAAGAGCTGCGTGACAAGGTGATGAAGCACGGCCTGTACCATGCCTACCGTCTGGCGATTGCACCGACTGCGAGCATCTCGTACATCCAGAATGCTACCTCCAGCGTCATGCCGATTGTAGAGCAGATCGAGACCCGCACGTATGCCAACTCGACCACCTATTACCCGATGCCTTACCTGCGTCCGGACAATGTGTTCTATTATAAATCCGCCTACCAGATGGACCAGTTCAAGGTCATTGATCTGATTGCCGAGATTCAGCCTCATATCGATCAGGGTATCTCAACAGTTCTGCATGTGAACAGTGATGTCACCACCCGTGAGCTGGCCCGTTCTTACCTGTATGCGGCGCACAAAGGGCTGAAATCCCTGTACTACACCCGGACCAACAAATTGTCTGTCGAGGAATGCCTGGCCTGCTCCATCTAA
- a CDS encoding response regulator transcription factor, protein MSTHLKDNGQRRRILIVEDDEHINAILHDGLTSAGYQCTQSYSGSEGMLNLAEREYHLIVLDLMLPGLSGEAFMHRLREEMKSRVPVIVLSAKDQLRDKLDLFTLGADDYVTKPFELEELIARIHVHILRTAAGEPLKELRHKNLVLDCTAYSVRIHGSVLALTRQEYRIVELLVRNPSRVFTKQDLYELAWEEIYLGEDKTITVHVSNIRNKIKAHDSEAYIDTVWGIGFRLSP, encoded by the coding sequence GTGAGTACCCATCTCAAGGATAACGGGCAGCGCAGAAGAATTCTCATCGTTGAGGATGACGAGCATATTAACGCAATTCTGCATGACGGGCTTACCTCCGCAGGGTATCAGTGCACCCAGTCCTATTCAGGCAGTGAAGGGATGCTGAATCTGGCGGAGCGCGAGTATCACCTGATTGTCCTGGACCTGATGCTGCCCGGGTTGTCCGGCGAGGCGTTCATGCACCGTTTGCGTGAGGAGATGAAGTCCCGGGTTCCGGTGATTGTCCTCTCAGCCAAGGATCAACTCAGGGATAAGCTGGATCTGTTCACGCTGGGCGCTGATGATTATGTGACCAAGCCCTTTGAGCTGGAGGAGCTGATTGCCCGCATCCATGTTCATATCCTGCGGACGGCTGCCGGTGAGCCGTTGAAGGAGTTGAGGCATAAGAATCTGGTGCTGGACTGCACAGCCTACAGTGTCAGGATTCATGGCAGCGTGCTTGCTCTGACTCGTCAGGAATACCGGATTGTGGAACTGCTGGTCAGGAATCCTTCCCGCGTGTTCACGAAGCAGGATCTCTATGAGCTGGCCTGGGAGGAGATCTATCTGGGCGAGGACAAGACGATAACGGTACATGTCAGCAATATCCGCAATAAAATCAAGGCGCACGACAGCGAAGCCTATATCGATACGGTCTGGGGCATCGGCTTCCGGCTGAGTCCATGA
- a CDS encoding ABC transporter permease: MINLFKMDFYRFRRNKIMYLLLLLFCAFQIFGIYMMKQYEQPVEGRPLLSSLTESDFIQYMISQPPSWMLIYIAVFTIYFYMSEWNSGFSKNYISMRQARSHSVFSKMAILALFVTMMFLTLLVADGIARKLLWDQTDLGDPGAFITLLAGQFLLHWAFSLLILCIAMITRNLLISLSASIVLALNVIGMVLGALENLLTDIHLTKYLLINTLVRVKDLGSMADLIHMFGVAVAAILFLSYFAVRYKIREDLN, encoded by the coding sequence ATGATTAACCTGTTCAAAATGGACTTTTACCGCTTCAGACGAAACAAGATTATGTACCTGCTGCTGCTCCTGTTCTGTGCGTTTCAGATCTTCGGCATTTATATGATGAAGCAATACGAGCAACCGGTGGAGGGCCGTCCCCTGCTAAGCAGCTTAACGGAGAGCGATTTCATCCAGTATATGATTTCGCAGCCGCCTTCCTGGATGCTGATTTATATTGCGGTGTTCACGATCTACTTCTATATGAGCGAATGGAATTCCGGCTTCTCCAAGAATTATATCTCCATGCGGCAGGCCAGAAGCCACTCCGTGTTCTCCAAAATGGCGATTCTCGCCCTGTTCGTGACCATGATGTTCCTGACTCTGCTAGTTGCAGACGGAATTGCGAGAAAACTGTTATGGGACCAGACCGATCTGGGAGATCCGGGGGCGTTCATTACTTTGCTGGCGGGCCAATTCCTGCTGCACTGGGCGTTCTCGCTGCTGATTCTTTGTATAGCTATGATAACCCGGAACCTGCTTATTAGCTTAAGTGCCAGCATCGTTCTGGCTCTGAATGTGATCGGCATGGTGCTAGGGGCGCTGGAAAATCTGTTAACGGACATTCATTTGACCAAATATCTGCTGATTAACACGCTTGTGCGGGTCAAGGATCTGGGCAGCATGGCTGATCTGATTCATATGTTTGGAGTGGCGGTTGCCGCGATTCTATTCCTGAGTTATTTTGCTGTCCGCTACAAAATCAGGGAGGATCTGAACTAG
- the nrdI gene encoding class Ib ribonucleoside-diphosphate reductase assembly flavoprotein NrdI: MLIAYDSKTGNVRRFINKLKLPAVQIEEHMTIDEPYVLVTYTTGFGQIPEKVSTFLERNHSRLKGIAASGNKNWGELYAHSADLIAQRYNVPVVGKFELSGTFGDVQRIKQEVDRVAAY; this comes from the coding sequence ATGTTGATTGCTTACGATTCCAAGACCGGCAACGTTAGAAGATTCATTAATAAACTGAAGCTTCCGGCGGTTCAAATCGAAGAGCATATGACGATCGACGAGCCTTACGTGCTTGTTACATACACTACCGGATTTGGACAGATTCCAGAGAAGGTGTCAACATTCCTTGAACGAAACCATTCCAGGCTCAAGGGCATCGCCGCGAGCGGCAACAAAAACTGGGGCGAGCTATACGCGCACAGCGCAGACTTAATTGCACAGCGTTACAACGTACCGGTGGTCGGCAAGTTTGAATTGTCGGGAACCTTCGGGGACGTACAGCGCATAAAACAGGAGGTGGACCGGGTTGCGGCATATTGA
- a CDS encoding LacI family DNA-binding transcriptional regulator, whose protein sequence is MKKLTIEDVAQKAGVSKSTVSQFLNKRFKYMSEATKNRIAEVIDELNYQPNGLARSLKQNRTHMVGIIVANIDYSLSIQCIRAIENELQRHGIQVIICNSDENADKEHTYVETLVARQVDGLIIFPAGDQPAPYTRLIEAEYPLVFMDRLVDGITTQSLLLDNEMAVKTAIRELTGHGHEAIAILSLPLGVHAITPRKERMSGYKKAMEEAGLPLQGSYMRSVSREDIASALDELLQLPQPPTALLAANDLVLGEVLKYANRKAISIPGQLSVIGIDDAEFARIYNPDITTIRQPAYEMGMQAAKIMLSLINDTDSAIPITYRFPPSLQQGDSVQPPAKPE, encoded by the coding sequence ATGAAGAAGCTGACTATTGAGGATGTGGCCCAGAAAGCGGGCGTATCAAAAAGCACAGTCTCGCAATTTTTGAATAAACGGTTCAAGTATATGAGTGAGGCGACCAAAAACCGCATTGCCGAGGTTATCGATGAGCTGAACTACCAGCCCAACGGGCTTGCCCGCAGCCTCAAGCAGAACCGCACGCATATGGTTGGCATTATTGTGGCCAATATAGATTATTCGCTGTCTATTCAGTGTATCCGGGCCATTGAGAATGAGCTGCAGCGCCACGGCATCCAGGTGATTATCTGCAACTCTGATGAGAATGCGGACAAAGAGCATACCTACGTGGAGACGCTGGTTGCCCGTCAGGTAGATGGCCTGATTATTTTCCCGGCGGGAGATCAGCCTGCACCTTACACCAGATTAATTGAAGCGGAATATCCGCTGGTCTTCATGGACCGGCTGGTTGACGGCATTACGACCCAGAGCCTGCTGCTGGATAATGAAATGGCGGTGAAGACCGCTATCCGGGAGCTGACCGGCCACGGCCATGAAGCGATTGCTATTCTATCCCTGCCGCTTGGCGTACATGCGATTACCCCGCGCAAAGAGCGAATGAGCGGTTACAAAAAAGCGATGGAGGAAGCAGGTCTGCCGCTGCAGGGTTCGTATATGCGAAGTGTGTCGCGCGAAGATATCGCTTCTGCATTGGACGAGTTGTTACAGCTGCCCCAGCCTCCGACAGCACTGCTTGCCGCCAATGATCTGGTGCTGGGCGAGGTCCTTAAATATGCAAACCGTAAGGCCATCTCCATCCCCGGCCAATTGTCAGTGATAGGCATTGACGATGCGGAATTCGCCCGAATCTATAACCCCGATATTACAACGATCCGCCAGCCCGCCTACGAGATGGGGATGCAGGCAGCGAAGATCATGCTCTCCTTGATCAACGACACGGACAGCGCGATCCCGATTACCTACAGATTCCCGCCTTCCTTGCAGCAGGGCGATTCAGTACAGCCTCCGGCTAAGCCGGAATAG
- a CDS encoding ABC transporter ATP-binding protein, translated as MTDCIIELCGLTKMYQSKAAVRNANLKIYRGEIVGIIGKNGAGKSTLLKMISGHVYPTSGELHFFNRAAAGDQSFFERMGVLIEHPGLYPNVSAYENLKLLTIAYGLSDRELTIAKLLKLVGLDPKNTAKVKSYSMGMKQRLGIAVALLGSPDVLILDEPINGLDPQGIVEIRELILELNAAGLTILISSHILEELSKIATKYAIIHQGEFAEVISKEELQQRCEERIEISVEEAREALPVLERELKITQYKVVDSRTVYVYDEHIRIRQIVQVLAQHGIMVDSIARHKQSLEQYFLERTESAGERHD; from the coding sequence ATGACAGATTGCATCATTGAGCTATGCGGACTGACCAAGATGTACCAATCGAAAGCGGCAGTGCGGAATGCCAATCTCAAAATCTATAGAGGAGAGATTGTCGGCATCATCGGGAAGAACGGGGCGGGCAAATCCACGCTGCTCAAAATGATCAGCGGACATGTGTATCCGACCTCGGGAGAGCTGCATTTCTTCAACCGTGCGGCGGCGGGGGACCAGTCTTTTTTTGAGCGGATGGGGGTGTTGATTGAGCATCCCGGGTTATACCCGAATGTGTCGGCCTACGAGAACTTGAAGCTGCTCACTATCGCGTATGGTCTAAGTGACAGGGAGCTAACGATCGCGAAGCTGCTGAAGCTCGTAGGGCTGGACCCTAAGAATACCGCCAAAGTCAAAAGCTATTCCATGGGCATGAAGCAGCGGCTGGGGATCGCGGTGGCTCTGCTGGGAAGTCCCGATGTGCTGATTCTGGATGAGCCGATTAACGGGCTTGATCCGCAGGGAATTGTGGAGATTAGGGAGCTCATCCTGGAGCTGAACGCAGCGGGCCTGACGATTCTGATCTCCAGTCACATTCTGGAGGAGCTCTCCAAAATCGCCACCAAGTATGCCATCATCCATCAGGGAGAATTCGCCGAGGTGATCTCCAAGGAAGAATTGCAGCAGCGCTGTGAGGAACGGATCGAGATTAGTGTGGAGGAAGCCCGGGAGGCTCTCCCGGTGCTGGAGCGCGAGCTGAAGATTACACAATATAAAGTGGTGGACAGCCGCACGGTGTATGTATACGACGAGCATATCCGCATCCGGCAGATCGTTCAGGTGCTGGCGCAGCATGGGATAATGGTAGATTCCATAGCGAGGCACAAGCAGAGCCTGGAGCAGTATTTCCTGGAACGCACGGAGAGTGCAGGTGAACGCCATGATTAA
- a CDS encoding alpha/beta fold hydrolase has product MVFLHGGGVSGWMWEKQVAAFAGYHCLVPDLPGHGFSREDQEFTIRSIAEELVSIIEERAQGRKIVVTGFSLGAQVLVQMLGIRPELIDYAIINSALVRPIPSASRLIGPALRLSFPLIKYRWFARLQAKTLYLGEEYLERYVEESLQMELKTLIRVLEENMSFRIPAGFSDAAGKILVTVGELEKSVMKQSARDLVSANPHSTGLVIPRIGHGVPLAKPELFNELVEAWIQDEELPGECKRI; this is encoded by the coding sequence ATGGTCTTCCTGCATGGCGGGGGCGTGAGCGGGTGGATGTGGGAGAAGCAGGTGGCGGCGTTCGCCGGTTATCATTGTCTGGTCCCGGATCTGCCGGGGCACGGGTTCAGCCGGGAGGATCAGGAGTTCACGATCCGCAGCATTGCGGAGGAGCTTGTATCCATTATTGAGGAGCGGGCTCAGGGAAGAAAGATTGTTGTTACCGGCTTCTCGCTGGGCGCACAGGTGTTGGTTCAGATGCTGGGGATAAGACCGGAGCTGATTGATTATGCCATCATCAACAGCGCTTTGGTGCGGCCGATCCCTTCCGCCAGCAGGCTGATCGGACCGGCGCTCAGGCTGTCTTTTCCACTGATTAAGTACAGATGGTTCGCGAGGCTCCAGGCCAAGACGCTCTATCTGGGCGAGGAATACCTGGAACGGTATGTTGAAGAGAGCCTGCAGATGGAGCTGAAGACGCTGATCCGGGTGCTGGAAGAGAATATGTCGTTCCGCATTCCAGCCGGATTCAGTGACGCCGCAGGCAAGATTCTGGTTACCGTAGGTGAACTGGAGAAATCCGTCATGAAGCAATCCGCCCGGGATCTGGTATCTGCAAATCCCCATAGTACGGGCCTGGTGATTCCCAGGATTGGACACGGAGTCCCTCTGGCGAAGCCGGAGCTGTTCAATGAGCTGGTTGAGGCCTGGATACAGGATGAGGAGTTGCCCGGGGAATGCAAAAGAATCTGA